From one Lycium ferocissimum isolate CSIRO_LF1 chromosome 7, AGI_CSIRO_Lferr_CH_V1, whole genome shotgun sequence genomic stretch:
- the LOC132064277 gene encoding probable xyloglucan endotransglucosylase/hydrolase protein — translation MGTVNGLLFSIVLINLSLLGFCGYPRRPVDVPFWKNYEPSWASHHIKYLNGGSTADLVLDRSSGAGFQSKKSYLFGHFSMKMKLVGGDSAGVVTAFYLSSNNAEHDEIDFEFLGNRTGQPYILQTNVFTGGKGNREQRVYLWFDPTKGYHSYSVLWNTFQIVIFVDDVPIRAFKNSKDLGVKFPFNQPMKIYSSLWDADDWATRGGLEKTDWSKAPFTASYTSFHVDGCEAATPHEVQVCNTKGMRWWDQKAFQDLDAFQYRRLR, via the exons ATGGGTACTGTAAATGGACTTTTATTTAGtattgttttgattaatttgtcCCTACTCGGATTTTGCGGGTATCCTAGAAGACCAGTGGATGTACCCTTTTGGAAAAACTATGAGCCGAGTTGGGCTAGTCACCATATCAAGTACCTCAATGGTGGTTCTACTGCTGATCTTGTTCTTGACAGATCTTCAG GAGCTGGATTTCAGTCAAAGAAATCATATCTGTTTGGGCACTTCAGCATGAAAATGAAGCTTGTTGGAGGAGACTCAGCTGGAGTTGTTACTGCATTTTAC TTGTCCTCGAATAATGCAGAGCACGATGAAATAGATTTTGAATTCTTGGGGAACAGGACTGGGCAGCCATACATATTGCAGACAAATGTGTTCACGGGAGGAAAGGGAAACAGAGAGCAGAGAGTATATCTTTGGTTTGACCCAACCAAGGGTTACCATTCTTATTCCGTTCTTTGGAATACCTTCCAGATTGT GATCTTTGTGGATGATGTTCCAATTAGAGCATTCAAGAACTCAAAAGACCTTGGTGTGAAATTCCCATTCAATCAGCCCATGAAGATATACTCAAGCCTTTGGGATGCTGATGATTGGGCCACAAGAGGTGGGCTTGAGAAAACTGACTGGTCCAAAGCCCCATTCACAGCCTCATACACATCATTCCACGTGGACGGCTGTGAAGCTGCCACGCCACACGAAGTCCAAGTTTGTAATACCAAAGGGATGAGATGGTGGGATCAAAAGGCTTTCCAAGATTTAGATGCTTTCCAATACCGGAGACTTCGTTAG